cttcccttctcgagggtttcgacacccaagattccaccggactacaggaatgccgatgccgaactcgagtcgggtattacaggttCCTCTCTAATGAGTCCATGCCCTCAGTCAGCCCGGCCTATTTTAACCGCAGGTTGAGTGGTGTCTGATGAATTAATTTACGTAGTGAGTTCTATTGAATTTTGAACCTAACTCTTCAACCAGGCTCGATCTCAGCCTGGGTGCTAGCGGCCTAGCGATCAATCACCATTGATAACAAAAACCCAATTAAAGCATAATTCAATTTCTGTCTAATTTCATGGAATAGTAAAAGCCTATTCTATAGTAAATTTGAATGTAATATGCTATCATGCTTAAATTGCAGATATATCACAagctttaattattaaaaattctttaaattcAAGTCATTGTATTCAAATTGcaaaatgtataattttttataaaaaaaatacaatttgaaaaaaaaaatagagattctATAAACATTTTGATAAGTTTgaactaaattatttaatttcatattttaaaattgtttcaatatttattaaaatttcaaattttagaaataattatgatttttctaaaataattaatattaagtaaATGTATTTGATAAACATATATGTTTTCactttgtataaaaataatttattataagatTTTCCAAATTTTGAaaacttataattattaaaagttaaaaaaatattggtGCATTGCGCGGTTTCGATTgtcactaataaaaaaataatcagataaaaaaatattatttttatccgCTCATTCTTTAAACTACTTTAATGGTGACggataaaacttaaaaaattgaCAGAATTTCTCTTTATTATACGAAtatgtataatttattataattttaaaatataaaaacataaaaaaaatgacaggtgattagtttaattaatttataatatatttgcaTCATTATTTTCTATTCCTTTTACGAGAATcaaaagattatatatatacatcaaTTGAAATACATCCATCAATCTGGGcacataatttatatattattctttaaaattacaaaGAATTTAGAATTGTCTTGACTTTCAGTAGACTATGATGGAGTGTTCAGGTTGGATCACCCaaagaaattataatattaaaaatataagagtgAGTACAaccatttcaaaaataaaaaagtgaatACAATTTACTCAAGCTTAGGAAACATTTAGTAGATAAAGTGAATACAATAAAAAAGTGAATACAATaaaaaaagtgaataaaaaagtaaataacaaaagaaaatagATAAAGTTTAGATATTTAGTAgtatcaaatattaaattaaaataggtcaattcaataaatataattcaattcaattaatataaattaagctTAGAAAACATTTTGCTAAGATATAGTTATCGGAATAATGaatataaaatcataaataaaatatacataCACTCCTACTATACTTTATACGGATAATGTTGGCATCTCAGGtgtgttaaaataaaataataatgctATGCGAGCAATGTTGTATCTTAAACTCTAtgatgaaaatattaatttaagagCAAATAAAATACATACTGGTTATATATAGAGCTATCTCAAAGAGTGATCACCTGACATACGCCTCGGTGTGTATACCAAGTGTTTTAAAAACAGTATAAATATATGCTAAACTAAAAGTAAATCATCTATCATTAGTGTGTTATCTACTCGGTATATATACATAGTATAATCGACTATTTATTCCGCcgtactttaatttttattttcattaattcaaagaatatgaatttattttattcatttttattttaaataaataaaataatatatatataaatatatatatatatatatatatatattttaagaaaatataaatattatatatttatctgCTTACCTATACTTAGAGCAAACTTACCTATACTTAGAGCAAAACAAGATTAGAATGCATACACTATTATCTATATTAAAAGTTGGATCctctgttaaaattaaaaagaaaataataatatatcaaataataaataaatattttagaatgaaaatataaaatgtaaaatataaattttaaatactatatatatgtatatattttaaaaaaatttatcaatatttcaACATAACTAAAACACTCAAAATTATacaaactaaaaaatataaatattatttagatccatttataaaaattattaatcctaaaaataaaatctcattaattaatttaattaaaatttatttacttttaattttcaaatcacaaaaattactattaagaaaataaattaaattgtaataatCTGAATAAATCGGATAAAATTTACTTATCTAAATattagaatttctataaaaagttattaaattttttgtcaagatattagtttaaataaaaatttagttaaaaattttaaaagtttatgaattaattgaattgaaaaaaaaaatatttcgattgattttttttttttttttttttttataaatagcaTAGCAAAGCTTTATTTTTttcagaaggaagaagaaagatacTCTGATTTCGGAATTCTTCCGAAACTAAAACTTttgtttattatatatttttatttttttaaaatttatgaaattttttttttaatgaatgagtataataatttaaataaaggtAAATCAGTAAAGGAACGCGTCTAAGGCTAAAATTAgagtattataaatttaataattagaatAATAAGATTTTACGTAGAAATAAACTGTTTGAAAGCTGATCGTAGAAAGTTATAAGTAGGATGAAAAGAGTAAATCAATtactcttttaattaatttctaacctgtaaaagaaaataaagaggaaataaGTATCAcccttcccttttttttttgttttttttaaaaaaaaattactaaataaaataGTTCCCTTTCTCCAAATTAGTAAGACAGATTATTGATtatgatttattatattttttaattatgtttaaaattaataaaaatatataatctattgaagaaatttaaaatgttttattattgcaTTCAAATATGCAAGTGTAGCAtgggttaaattaatttattgccCACCACAGATTATTcactttgaaaattttttttaagcgTTCGCactcaaaaatttaattaaaaaaaattcttgatGAAATGAAAAGTTATGTAATtttaagggttttttttttctttttatattttggaaatagtattaataatttatatataaatttattaatatattttattttttaaaattaatattaaataataaaaaataagatttttgttagaaaatattttgtatgaaaaataagcctatatttaaaaatttattctcCAAATAATCGATATCATATATATAGCACATTAGTAAATATTGTTATCGGTCACTGAAAATCAAAttcaagtattttttaaaatttaaatcattttatattttgaaactCAAAAGAATCACatgatattttatgaaattttcttTCCGGATCTAtgtttcaatttattaatttagatgATTAAGAAGATTTTCtctagtaaaaaattaaataaatggaaaaaattaaaaaaaaaaaagaagatgataGTGACTACTAAATAGCTGTTTGTTCTAACGAAAAGAGAGAAAGGGtcatttcagaaaaaaaaaatataattatatttttatacacataggtataattttattattttttatttttatttatataattttatttttatataaataattaaaaattatttatatattttatattgtgtgattatttttaaataaaaaaattaaataattaattaattcaatttgaaatattttgtgcaattaaaaaaaagtgaatGAGTCTTGTGAGGGCCGGAGGAATTTCTGTATGCTTCCATTGCTTTTCTTGTGTTTGGAACCACATTAGTAATTGCAGCCGTAGGGGAGGGCATTTTGGTAATTAAACCCATCGTCGATTCTTTGCCTGTGGGAGAAGACGGACTTCCGGCGTCTGTAATTCCTTGTGAGCAAACGACGTCGGAGGAGAAGGACCAGCAGCAAAGACCAAACATGTGAAATAATATAAGATGAAGTTGGTTGACAGAGGGATTTAATTTCCAGTCAATTGATTATTTTCATGCTGGATCACGTGCGTGGCACGAGGTTGGAAAATtcagagagaaaaaaagaaattgcaaAAAATGCTAAAACTGGGTTTGGTTGTTAGAAAttattagatatataaaaattgttgatttttatattaaaattcgtatgatttttttttaattggcaatttttatattattttatagcaATTTAAAGTTATTGTACTGAAAATTTAAAGTTATTGTACTGAAAATTTAAAGTTAGAAAAAACTCAAGAATATCAAATCCTGAAAACAATCACACAAAAACACATCCCCTTTAAAGAAAATCTTCTAGCCTTCCAAACTTCAAACCTTGAATCCTACATTAAACACTATCATCAACAATTAACATAGAGAGCATTATGATCATGTAATTGAAATTTCTGTCAATTTGCATCTCTAACAACATTAATAAAGCATCCATGAATGATGAGTGATTAAATAGAAAGAACTAACCTTCTCATGCATTTCCTTCTAATTTGTTTCTGAGAAACTTTCTCTTCACTTGATTTGCCCTAATTGCAATTGTTACCCAAAGCTTGTTGCAGACTCTGTCAACTAACCCAAACCAAGCACACCTCCATGAGTCGTTGAAGTACAAGATGCTACAAACTCCAACAAATCCAGCTGCAAATCCCATTCCCATACCACCGTAGAACCAAACCATTTCAGAGTCATCTTTCCTCGTAGTGCCACCTTTTTCATGACCTTTAGGCAATACATCTGCATCATCTGAACAGTTATTCAATGGAGGTCCACAAAGTCCATCGTTGCCGATGTAGATGGATTTGTCATCCAAAGTCTGAAGTTGGTTTCCCTTTGGAATTCGTCCAGATAAGCGATTGAATGACAAATTCAAGTGACTTAAAAAGCTCAAATCAGAAATGCTGAATGGAATAGAGCCAGAGAGTTCATTTTCAGACAAGTCAAGTGATTCTAGTGAGCTTAACTTGCCAATGTTCCAAGGGATATGTCCATCCAATTTGTTTGTAGATAGATTCAGGTTCTGTAGACCTGAAAGATTCATCAATTCCTGGAGAATTTCTCCAACAAAGTTATTTCCTGAAAGGTCAATGGAATAGAGAAATCGAAGTGTTCTACTATATTCAAGCTCCACTCCTTTGACATAAACCTGCACATTCTCACCATAGCTAGCTCTTATAAAGCCCATATAGGGTTCAGCATTAGTGTAATAGTCCCAATGCCCTTTCTGCTCGTGCATAGCAATTGCAGTAAAATTGCCAAAACAATTAGGTATGGTTCCAGTCATCATGTTATTTGCCAAGTTCAATATGCGAAGAGAAGCAAGGTAGCAAAGCTGCAGAGGAATCTCACCTTCAAGTTTATTAGAGTGAATACTCAGTACTTTCAGAGAAGATAGGCTCTCACCTATCCATGAAGGAATAAAACCATCAAAAGAATTCATGCTAAAATCAAGAGTCTCCAAGGATTCTAGATTCCTTAATGACATTGGGATCTTTCCCTGCAGAGTATTGTTTTGCAGATGCAGGGAAACAAGCGACTCTTGAGAACCCAAGGACATTGGAACATCACCACTCAACATATTACTTGAAAAATCAATCACAGTTAAACTTGGCAAATTTCCCCAACATGAAGGTATTCTTCCTGATAGATGATTATTCGAAAGATCAAGAATTTGTAAAGATTCAATCCTGCATAAAGTAGCTGGAAAGGTACCATTCAAGTAGTTGTTGGAGAGGGATAAGAGTCGCAGACTTGGCATCATTTCACTGAGATTCTGGGGAATCTGGCCGTGGAGCAAGTTGTTGGAGATATCCAATATGGTTGCATCAAAATGAGAACAGGTTAAAAAACCATCAAACTGGTTAGATTTCAACAATATGATCCTATATTCGTTAGCATAAGTTGTGTTCAGTTTTCTGAAAGGTGGCAAGGTCCCAAACAACTGATTATAAGATAAATCCAATCCTACAATATTGGACGAAATATTTTCAAACCAGTCAGGGATGTTATCtgagatgcttgcattagacatTTGTAAAAATCTAATGCTCTTTTGTGTTTTGAGCCACTGTGGAAACGAAGGCCCTACTTCACAAGATGATAAAGCAATCCAGTCAAGTTGAAAAGGAGGTATCCATTCGGGATCTATATCAAAAACTAAAGAATTCCGACCCATATTCAACTCAATCAAGCTTCTGAGGTTTAACAAGTGAAGTTCAGAAACCTCCCCATGCAATGAATTCTGACTGAAACCTAGTCTTTCAAGGTTGTAAAGCTGTCCAATGGATACAGGGATTGAACCCCAGAAAGAGTTTTCATTAAGATAAAGAACTTTCAGGCGTTTAAATTGTCCCAAATTATCTGGAATACTACCAGAAAAGGAATTGTTTAAAAGATACAGATGCTCTAAACTGTTCTTGATGCAACCGGATGAGTTGCCAAAAGTTCCAGAAATCTCCCCGCTGAACTTGTTGTAACCCAAGTGTAGCTCAATCAAATTGCAAAGCCTGTTCAACGTGTTGGGTATGTTGCCTTCCAAAGAATTAAAACCCGCACTAAGGGAAGCAAGAGAATTAAGATTACTGATATCAGTTGAAAGAGACCCTCGGAAAGCACTAGAATACAGatcaagattttgaagtttggtaaTATTATATAACCAGCTAGGGATTGTGGAATGGAAGTTGTTCAATCCAAGTTTGAGAACCTCAAGAGATGTAAAATTGACATGTGAAACATCACCAATGATGGAAAGCTCACAATTCCACAATTCTAATTCTAGTAAAGAAGGAAGCATGTTTATTGACTGCAACCAATTGTCACACTTGTCCAGGACCACGTACGGCAAGTATAAGTATTTCAAAGAAGATGGAAAATGGAGACTGTGGATTGCCAATGAAGGATTCAAACTGAGATCAAGACACTGCAAGTTTGAAAGATTTCCAAGATGAAGGGAAATGTTTCCCATGATGGACGCCCAAGAAAGAACGAGCTTAACTACATGACCGGTTATGTCATCGCAAGTGACTCCGTGCCATCTGCAGCAATCATCCCCCACCCATGAAGGCAACGAGTTTGAATTGTTGAGGAGGCTTGACTTGAACTTCACAAGAGCTTCTCTTTCAGTCTTGATACAGCTTCCATTGAAATTATCTCCATTGCAGAAGGAGGAAACGCTTTGAAGTAGAATGAGCAAGGCAAGAATCTCAATAACATTGGCAGTTGATGTTCCCATAACTTGTCAATTCAAAAACAAACACTTTAGcagattttagaaattaaatctataatatttatatgcTTATTTTGTAACTAAtttacaaattttaatatatttaaacatattagcatatttttataaataataaaataattaatcaataatgatattattaattaatgttcAATATAGTTtctattatatcaatttataaaaaatatattaatatattttagaaattagttttcattaatttaatattaatttttttaaaaaaattattttttagtccatgaaatatatcataattaatgaatttatcttTCTATTTTTAGAATCTAACACTTCCGTCTTTaagtttaattccgtcaaaatccAATGTACATCcataatatgaaaaaactcGCTATTTAATTCctcaatttgaaaaatatattaaaatatttctgacattttaaaaagtctattaatttatcactaaatattttactatttaatccctatagtttagaaaaaattattaattggtttttcaaattattaaaaagtttattaattagtctctccATATCAggggtattttagattttttttataatacttaataactaaaattaacagaaacactaactagtagacttttaaaatgtcagagatattttaataaatttttcaaattgcAAGCAGTAATGACAGCGAGCGACATCATAAAAGCATTTTCTAttgaattttaactttttatttttaataatttaaattttatatattttagtttttattacctttgctgaatttgaatcttaaattttttgaaatttttatttgtttatagagattgagtttgagattttcttttttaaattttgacgaaattaaactttaagaactaaagtgttgaattcaaaaaatagatgaacaaatatattaattatacatcttttccttcaattctttgagaGGGTAATCTATAAATttgtagaaattaaattttagggacTAAAGTGTTGGGTTCTAGAAAGGGTAGTTCGGTCATTTTTCCTATCACTAACGGTATTTTTGATGGAGGAacctctaattttaacggaattaAACTTCAGACGAAAGTATTGGTTTCTTAAAATAGATGGACGAATCTATTAATTACGCTATATCTcaaggattaaaaaataattttttcaatttttttcataaaatgatcTTTTTATAAGGGTAATTaccattttttataatataaaatatataattttcatcTCTGTAGACTTAGAAATTCATGCCTTTGG
The Manihot esculenta cultivar AM560-2 chromosome 1, M.esculenta_v8, whole genome shotgun sequence genome window above contains:
- the LOC110607720 gene encoding receptor-like protein EIX2, which gives rise to MGTSTANVIEILALLILLQSVSSFCNGDNFNGSCIKTEREALVKFKSSLLNNSNSLPSWVGDDCCRWHGVTCDDITGHVVKLVLSWASIMGNISLHLGNLSNLQCLDLSLNPSLAIHSLHFPSSLKYLYLPYVVLDKCDNWLQSINMLPSLLELELWNCELSIIGDVSHVNFTSLEVLKLGLNNFHSTIPSWLYNITKLQNLDLYSSAFRGSLSTDISNLNSLASLSAGFNSLEGNIPNTLNRLCNLIELHLGYNKFSGEISGTFGNSSGCIKNSLEHLYLLNNSFSGSIPDNLGQFKRLKVLYLNENSFWGSIPVSIGQLYNLERLGFSQNSLHGEVSELHLLNLRSLIELNMGRNSLVFDIDPEWIPPFQLDWIALSSCEVGPSFPQWLKTQKSIRFLQMSNASISDNIPDWFENISSNIVGLDLSYNQLFGTLPPFRKLNTTYANEYRIILLKSNQFDGFLTCSHFDATILDISNNLLHGQIPQNLSEMMPSLRLLSLSNNYLNGTFPATLCRIESLQILDLSNNHLSGRIPSCWGNLPSLTVIDFSSNMLSGDVPMSLGSQESLVSLHLQNNTLQGKIPMSLRNLESLETLDFSMNSFDGFIPSWIGESLSSLKVLSIHSNKLEGEIPLQLCYLASLRILNLANNMMTGTIPNCFGNFTAIAMHEQKGHWDYYTNAEPYMGFIRASYGENVQVYVKGVELEYSRTLRFLYSIDLSGNNFVGEILQELMNLSGLQNLNLSTNKLDGHIPWNIGKLSSLESLDLSENELSGSIPFSISDLSFLSHLNLSFNRLSGRIPKGNQLQTLDDKSIYIGNDGLCGPPLNNCSDDADVLPKGHEKGGTTRKDDSEMVWFYGGMGMGFAAGFVGVCSILYFNDSWRCAWFGLVDRVCNKLWVTIAIRANQVKRKFLRNKLEGNA